In one window of Hyla sarda isolate aHylSar1 chromosome 1, aHylSar1.hap1, whole genome shotgun sequence DNA:
- the LOC130277614 gene encoding dnaJ homolog subfamily A member 4-like: MVKETGYYDTLGVKPNATPDEIKKAYRKLALKYHPDKNPNEGEKFKHISQAYEVLSDPKKRDLYDQGGEQAIKEGGIAGGNFSSPMDIFDMFFGGGGRMNREKRGKNVVHQLSVSLEEMYNGASRKLALQKNVICDKCEGRGGKKGAVEKCTNCKGRGIQVHVQQIGPGMVQQIQTMCSECHGEGERINPKDRCKQCNGNKVVREKKILEVHIKKGMKDGQKIVFHGEGDQEPGLEPGDVVIVLDQRDHEVFQRQDRNLIMKMDILLVEALCGFKRTVETLDGRTLLISSLPGEVIHHSHLKCIPNEGMPLERDPFEKGLLIIQFLVTFPENNWLPTSKLPLLERLLPPREDVMVTDDMEVVELVEFDPKQYNREFRGEAYQEDERPRGGVQCQTS; this comes from the exons ATGGTAAAGGAGACTGGCTACTATGATACCCTTGGGGTAAAGCCAAATGCCACTCCTGATGAAATAAAAAAGGCATACAGAAAGCTGGCGTTGAAGTATCACCCAGACAAGAACCCCAATGAAGGAGAAAAG TTTAAGCATATTTCTCAAGCTTATGAAGTACTGTCTGATCCTAAGAAAAGAGACCTCTATGACCAAGGTGGAGAACAAGCTATTAAAGAAGGAGGGATAGCTGGAGGAAACTTTTCCTCACCCATGGACATCTTCGACATGTTCTTTGGCGGAGGTGGCCGCATGAACAGAGAGAAGAGAG ggAAAAATGTTGTCCACCAGTTATCTGTATCTCTAGAAGAAATGTATAATGGTGCAAGTCGAAAGCTAGCATTACAAAAGAATGTCATTTGTGACAAATGTGAAG GTCGTGGTGGCAAAAAAGGAGCAGTAGAAAAATGTACAAACTGTAAAGGTCGTGGTATCCAAGTTCATGTTCAGCAAATTGGACCGGGGATGGTCCAGCAGATTCAGACGATGTGTTCAGAGTGCCATGGTGAGGGTGAGCGGATTAATCCCAAAGATCGTTGCAAACAGTGTAATGGTAACAAGGTTGTACGTGAGAAGAAGATCCTGGAAGTTCACATTAAGAAGG GCATGAAAGATGGACAGAAAATAGTTTTTCATGGGGAAGGAGATCAAGAACCAGGTCTGGAGCCTGGAGATGTTGTCATTGTGTTGGATCAGAGGGACCATGAAGTGTTCCAAAGGCAAGATAGGAACTTAATTATGAAGATGGACATTTTATTAGTAGAAGCATTGTGTGGGTTCAAGAGAACAGTAGAAACATTGGATGGACGAACTCTCCTCATCTCATCACTTCCAG GTGAAGTCATTCATCACAGTCACTTGAAATGTATTCCGAATGAAGGAATGCCCTTAGAGAGAGATCCATTTGAGAAAGGTCTTCTAATTATCCAATTTTTG GTGACTTTCCCAGAAAACAATTGGCTTCCAACAAGCAAGCTCCCTCTTCTGGAACGTTTGCTTCCACCCAGAGAAGATGTGATGGTCACTGATGACATGGAAGTTGTGGAGCTTGTGGAATTTGATCCCAAACAGTACAACAGAGAATTCAGAGGAGAGGCATACCAAGAGGATGAAAGACCGAGAGGAGGTGTTCAGTGCCAAACATCATAA